One Yoonia sp. BS5-3 genomic window carries:
- a CDS encoding sarcosine oxidase subunit delta, whose translation MMIDHPLLGPRDSAEFTYLGDARLIERPSPDAEDAATAFYDYAYLRDNPAGWHRELWFHEAGDRSWLVVTRNTMTHEIAKVELAADVAREKGRST comes from the coding sequence ATGATGATTGATCACCCCTTGCTTGGGCCCCGTGACAGCGCTGAATTTACCTATTTGGGGGACGCACGATTGATCGAACGCCCTTCTCCTGACGCTGAAGATGCTGCCACCGCATTCTATGACTATGCGTACCTGCGTGACAATCCTGCCGGTTGGCACCGTGAATTGTGGTTCCACGAAGCAGGCGATAGGTCCTGGCTGGTTGTAACGCGCAACACGATGACCCATGAAATTGCCAAGGTAGAACTTGCTGCGGATGTGGCCCGGGAAAAAGGGCGGTCGACATGA
- a CDS encoding sarcosine oxidase subunit gamma, which produces MHDLTPTPALGVAPQTIGTVKITENTNVALASVAARNGTAQTCAKILKSMLGQVPDISKAAFHNSEVGFWIGADQWMMGAPMDTHEDLSDRLKSKFGAAASITEQSGGWVVIDVVGKHMPDMCEILCNIPIRKMVAGDVQRTMVHKHSCFVIKHQASYHIRVIGPRSSAGSLYDALITAATSVA; this is translated from the coding sequence GTGCATGATCTGACACCAACACCTGCATTGGGGGTTGCTCCTCAAACCATCGGCACCGTGAAGATTACAGAAAACACAAATGTCGCGCTGGCCTCTGTTGCGGCGCGAAACGGTACGGCGCAGACCTGCGCCAAAATCCTCAAATCCATGCTGGGGCAAGTTCCAGACATCAGCAAAGCGGCTTTTCATAATTCAGAGGTCGGGTTTTGGATAGGGGCTGACCAATGGATGATGGGTGCCCCGATGGACACACATGAAGACCTCTCTGATCGGCTAAAATCAAAGTTTGGCGCAGCGGCATCTATTACCGAACAATCGGGGGGGTGGGTCGTTATTGATGTGGTTGGTAAACACATGCCCGATATGTGCGAAATCCTGTGCAATATCCCTATTCGCAAGATGGTCGCAGGGGACGTTCAACGCACGATGGTCCATAAACACAGCTGCTTTGTTATCAAACACCAAGCCTCCTATCATATTCGGGTTATCGGGCCGCGTTCATCCGCCGGATCGTTATATGATGCACTGATCACAGCTGCGACTTCAGTGGCATAA
- a CDS encoding XRE family transcriptional regulator yields MAKIPLSQDPHRASEVREKVLEVAIGRVVRAQRRKQNITVADLSETTGLSIGMLSKIENGNTSPSLTTLQTLANALSVPITSFFRGFEEVRTAVHTKAGEGVELEREGTRANHQYNLLGHIGSNTSGVIVEPYMITLSEKSDVFPAFQHGGIETIYMLEGEIDYLHGDTVYPLKPGDTLFFDADAPHGPKVLVKLPARFLSIISYPQST; encoded by the coding sequence ATGGCCAAGATCCCACTGTCCCAAGACCCCCACCGCGCCAGTGAGGTTCGCGAAAAAGTCCTAGAAGTCGCGATTGGCCGCGTTGTACGTGCTCAGCGACGCAAGCAGAATATCACCGTCGCCGATTTGTCCGAAACAACAGGTCTGTCGATCGGCATGCTGTCGAAAATCGAAAATGGTAACACTTCTCCGTCTTTGACAACGCTTCAGACACTGGCAAACGCGCTGTCTGTGCCGATCACCTCATTCTTTCGCGGTTTTGAAGAAGTCCGCACCGCCGTGCACACGAAGGCCGGTGAAGGCGTTGAACTTGAACGCGAAGGGACACGGGCGAACCACCAGTACAACCTTTTGGGTCACATTGGATCAAACACAAGCGGGGTGATCGTGGAGCCGTATATGATCACTCTCTCAGAAAAATCCGACGTTTTCCCGGCCTTTCAACACGGCGGAATTGAAACAATTTACATGCTTGAAGGCGAGATAGACTATCTCCACGGCGATACGGTTTATCCGCTGAAGCCTGGCGATACGCTGTTTTTTGACGCGGATGCGCCGCACGGGCCGAAAGTGCTGGTCAAGCTTCCCGCGCGTTTTCTGTCTATCATCAGCTACCCACAAAGCACCTGA
- a CDS encoding sarcosine oxidase subunit beta family protein: MRYSGLKVIREAVTGHKGWRPAWRDPEPADYYDLVIVGGGGHGLATAHYLAKEFGQARVAVIEKGWIGGGNVGRNTTIIRSNYLLDGNEPFYEMSLKLWEGLEQDLNYNAMVSQRGILNLIHSDNQRDAFIRRGNAMILNGADADMLSTQDIKKRYPFLNTQDARFPIKGGLAQHRGGTVRHDAVAWGYARSADSRGVDIIQNCEVTGFRIANGVCTGVETTRGFIGAGKVGCAVAGNSSRLMRLANMRLPIESHVLQAFVSEGLKPVLPGVITFGAGHFYCSQSDKGGLVFGGDIDGYNSYAQRGNLPVVEDVCEGAMAIFPMLGRARLLRMWGGIMDMSMDGSPIIDKTHIDGLYFNGGWCYGGFKATPASGFAFAHLLATDRPHETATAYRFDRFEQGRMIDEKGMGNQPNLH; the protein is encoded by the coding sequence ATGCGGTATTCTGGACTGAAGGTCATACGGGAAGCGGTGACCGGCCACAAAGGCTGGCGCCCAGCGTGGAGGGATCCTGAACCGGCAGATTACTATGATCTTGTAATAGTTGGTGGCGGCGGGCACGGACTTGCGACAGCGCACTACCTCGCCAAAGAATTTGGACAGGCTCGGGTCGCGGTGATCGAAAAAGGTTGGATTGGCGGCGGCAACGTTGGCCGTAACACCACAATCATCAGGTCCAATTATCTGTTGGATGGCAATGAGCCATTCTATGAGATGTCTCTCAAATTGTGGGAAGGTTTGGAACAAGATCTCAACTACAACGCGATGGTCAGCCAGCGGGGTATATTGAACCTGATCCATTCGGACAATCAACGGGATGCCTTTATTCGTCGCGGCAATGCGATGATCTTGAACGGTGCAGATGCCGATATGCTGAGCACCCAAGACATCAAGAAACGTTACCCCTTTCTGAATACGCAAGATGCACGCTTTCCAATTAAGGGCGGGCTGGCGCAGCATCGAGGCGGAACCGTACGCCATGATGCCGTCGCCTGGGGCTATGCCCGTAGCGCGGACAGTCGCGGCGTCGACATTATTCAGAATTGTGAGGTTACCGGATTTCGCATTGCGAATGGCGTTTGCACAGGTGTTGAAACGACCCGTGGGTTCATCGGCGCGGGCAAGGTTGGCTGTGCGGTTGCGGGCAATTCCAGCCGCCTGATGCGCCTTGCCAACATGCGCCTGCCAATCGAGAGCCATGTTCTGCAGGCCTTCGTGTCGGAAGGCTTAAAGCCGGTTCTGCCTGGGGTGATCACCTTCGGGGCTGGGCATTTTTATTGCAGCCAGTCCGACAAGGGGGGATTGGTCTTTGGCGGCGACATTGACGGCTACAATTCCTACGCCCAAAGGGGTAATTTGCCTGTGGTCGAAGACGTCTGCGAAGGTGCAATGGCAATTTTCCCGATGCTCGGGCGGGCGCGGCTTTTGCGTATGTGGGGCGGCATCATGGATATGTCGATGGACGGATCTCCGATCATCGACAAGACCCACATTGACGGGCTCTATTTTAACGGGGGGTGGTGTTACGGCGGCTTTAAGGCAACGCCGGCGAGTGGTTTTGCCTTTGCGCATCTGCTCGCCACGGACAGGCCCCATGAAACGGCAACCGCCTATCGATTTGACCGGTTCGAACAGGGCCGGATGATTGATGAAAAAGGGATGGGCAATCAGCCTAATTTACACTGA
- a CDS encoding DUF3445 domain-containing protein, which yields MTLQFNDETFRDDYSFYNSEWAIKRFPFPFHEDSYMYSVNMEQHRGGPEGSVYEKRFDVDEHYVSEMRDRAKVLDDDPLRCQSLPHMTLAGWDLLELIMVSKSEDYPDLFELHRNGDTWRWVNKPLGIDDTFTFLDETTLPYGPMEYITRQSQGDFAVLDQRENNLWMDAGMITTQADWSLDFDIGMNFFEWHAPVPMAHEMGIFKRALKFLLNIQQGAPARRLNWTMTVNPLLDTSPENYHKWGIQKTTLTPENIGAKQHLRVELQTFYRLPRSNGLAFPIRCYLCSFQDLMTMPKWGRRLHRVIRDLPDELATYKGFIDNRPMMLDYLSKFDDGLPTSPGIFPEPETEPPFVP from the coding sequence ATGACACTGCAATTCAACGATGAAACCTTCCGCGACGATTATTCGTTCTACAATTCTGAATGGGCGATCAAACGGTTTCCGTTCCCCTTCCATGAAGACAGCTACATGTACTCCGTGAACATGGAACAACATCGCGGCGGGCCGGAGGGGTCAGTCTATGAAAAACGCTTTGATGTGGACGAACATTACGTGTCTGAAATGCGCGACCGTGCCAAGGTGCTGGATGATGACCCCCTACGCTGCCAGTCGCTGCCTCATATGACCTTGGCAGGCTGGGACCTGCTGGAATTGATCATGGTCAGCAAATCTGAAGACTATCCTGATCTGTTTGAACTGCACCGAAATGGTGACACATGGCGTTGGGTGAACAAACCCCTCGGCATTGATGACACCTTCACTTTTCTGGACGAAACGACGCTGCCCTATGGTCCAATGGAATACATCACGCGCCAAAGCCAGGGTGATTTTGCGGTCTTAGATCAACGCGAAAACAACCTGTGGATGGATGCCGGTATGATCACAACGCAGGCGGATTGGTCGCTTGATTTTGACATCGGCATGAATTTCTTCGAATGGCACGCGCCGGTTCCAATGGCCCATGAGATGGGGATTTTCAAACGCGCGCTCAAGTTCCTGCTCAACATACAACAAGGCGCACCTGCGCGGCGGCTCAACTGGACCATGACAGTCAACCCGCTTTTGGATACCTCACCCGAAAACTACCACAAATGGGGCATTCAAAAAACGACCCTGACGCCCGAAAACATTGGGGCCAAACAGCACCTGCGCGTGGAGCTACAGACCTTCTATCGTTTGCCACGTTCCAACGGTCTGGCGTTTCCGATCAGATGCTACCTGTGCAGCTTTCAAGACTTGATGACGATGCCGAAATGGGGCCGCCGTCTGCACCGCGTGATCCGCGATCTGCCGGACGAACTGGCCACTTATAAGGGGTTTATCGACAATCGTCCGATGATGTTGGACTATCTGTCGAAATTCGATGACGGGCTCCCAACAAGCCCTGGAATCTTCCCAGAGCCGGAGACCGAGCCTCCGTTCGTGCCCTGA
- a CDS encoding mechanosensitive ion channel domain-containing protein, whose protein sequence is MRCFVFLLSLILAFSAPAMAQEATGTIATENSTAQDAAIAIRMRDILAALGGYGDVTVMVNEGVVTLRGTTTSTTDALALDALAARIEGVVAVRNQVSETTDLAERLDPALDRFRARFDQFILFLPLALIAATVFAVIVFIGFAIARMRRPWERLAPNQFIAEIYRQLVRIAFVIFGIVIALDILNATALLGTILGAAGIIGLALGFAVRDTVENFIASVMLSFRQPFRPNDTVEINGDQGKVIRLTSRATILLSFDGNHIRIPNATVFKSRIINYSQNVERRFKFSIVIDRDADLQATRNLVENTVQALPFILTEPAAQTWIENLHAAGVELVVTGWIDQNETSPVRAKGEALRQVKLAIQGAGVSIPDATQSILLTRDIVRPDPVESTKVDAVDASEDASLERIVSAERDMDMTEDLLREDGLKE, encoded by the coding sequence ATGCGCTGCTTTGTCTTCCTGTTGTCGCTTATCCTCGCCTTTTCTGCCCCCGCGATGGCGCAAGAGGCAACCGGGACCATCGCTACCGAAAACTCCACCGCACAAGATGCCGCAATTGCGATCCGTATGCGGGACATCTTAGCCGCGCTGGGCGGCTACGGCGATGTGACCGTCATGGTAAACGAAGGTGTCGTCACGTTGCGCGGCACCACCACTTCGACCACAGACGCTCTCGCGCTTGATGCCCTCGCCGCACGAATCGAAGGGGTGGTTGCCGTACGCAACCAGGTGAGCGAAACAACCGACCTTGCGGAACGGCTGGACCCGGCGCTTGACCGCTTCCGCGCGCGCTTCGATCAATTCATTCTTTTTCTGCCGTTGGCCTTGATCGCCGCAACCGTCTTTGCAGTGATCGTCTTTATTGGCTTCGCGATTGCGCGGATGCGCAGGCCATGGGAACGGTTGGCGCCCAATCAGTTCATCGCCGAAATCTACAGACAGTTGGTGCGCATCGCCTTCGTAATCTTTGGCATTGTCATCGCCTTGGACATTCTGAACGCGACCGCTTTGCTTGGCACGATCCTAGGCGCGGCGGGGATTATCGGCCTGGCATTGGGGTTCGCTGTCCGGGACACAGTTGAGAATTTCATCGCATCGGTCATGCTGTCATTTCGCCAACCCTTTCGCCCCAATGACACAGTGGAAATCAACGGAGACCAAGGCAAGGTGATCCGTCTAACCAGCCGAGCTACGATTCTGTTGTCTTTTGATGGAAACCATATCCGCATCCCCAACGCGACCGTCTTCAAAAGCCGCATCATCAACTATAGCCAAAACGTCGAGCGGCGTTTCAAATTCAGCATCGTCATAGACCGTGACGCGGATTTGCAGGCAACACGGAACCTTGTCGAAAACACCGTTCAAGCCTTGCCCTTTATTTTGACAGAACCAGCAGCACAAACATGGATCGAAAACCTTCATGCAGCTGGTGTTGAGCTCGTCGTCACCGGTTGGATCGACCAGAATGAAACCTCTCCGGTCCGGGCAAAAGGCGAGGCGCTGCGTCAGGTCAAACTGGCCATCCAAGGCGCAGGAGTCAGTATTCCAGATGCCACACAATCCATCCTGCTTACCCGTGATATCGTCCGGCCTGACCCTGTAGAAAGCACGAAAGTTGATGCAGTTGATGCAAGTGAGGACGCGTCGCTTGAGCGGATTGTCTCTGCCGAACGCGATATGGATATGACCGAAGACCTGTTACGCGAAGACGGCCTGAAGGAATGA
- a CDS encoding ATP-binding cassette domain-containing protein translates to MLEFAEVSKSFWTGTQRKVILDRVSFRVEIGNSLGILAPNGTGKTTLINMMAGLEKPDEGTITRKSKISFPLGFMGGVIAKLSAVENSRYIARLYGLDPDYVEAFCRWLCDIEEYFEMPVGTYSSGMRQRFSFALLLALDFDIYLIDEGMPGATDVEFNRKAGEILRDRLERTTVIIVSHQAATLERFARSAAVLRNGQLHMFDTLEEAKQLYDYETQG, encoded by the coding sequence ATGCTGGAATTCGCGGAAGTCAGCAAATCGTTTTGGACCGGCACGCAGCGCAAGGTGATCCTTGATCGCGTTTCTTTTCGCGTGGAGATTGGAAATTCGCTGGGCATTCTCGCCCCAAATGGCACCGGCAAGACCACGTTGATCAACATGATGGCCGGACTTGAAAAGCCTGACGAAGGTACGATCACGCGTAAAAGCAAAATATCCTTTCCCTTAGGCTTTATGGGCGGCGTGATTGCCAAGCTAAGTGCGGTCGAAAACAGCCGTTATATCGCCCGTCTGTATGGTTTGGACCCCGACTATGTTGAGGCATTCTGCCGTTGGCTATGCGACATCGAAGAATATTTCGAAATGCCCGTGGGCACCTATTCCAGCGGGATGCGGCAGCGGTTTTCCTTTGCGCTGCTGCTTGCGCTTGATTTTGATATCTACCTGATCGACGAAGGCATGCCTGGCGCGACGGATGTTGAATTCAACCGCAAAGCGGGGGAAATATTGCGTGATCGCCTGGAAAGGACCACCGTGATCATCGTATCGCATCAGGCCGCCACGCTGGAACGATTTGCCCGCTCAGCGGCCGTATTGCGCAATGGACAATTGCATATGTTTGACACCTTGGAAGAAGCGAAGCAGCTCTATGACTACGAAACCCAGGGTTAA
- a CDS encoding Na+/H+ antiporter NhaA codes for MYRVWNFVTNYSILLILGALIALIWANIDATSYHHFVEFEIFHHSIVGHAHYDANGQVEYRSLTLHYLVNDVLMAFFFAIAAKEVWEAVILKNGSLRGKKAATPLVATLGGMIGPISVYLGIAYFLGSDTYDAVANGWAIPTATDIAFSYLVGRLVFGAGHPAVRFLLLLAIADDAAGLIILAIFYPSGELQPQWLLLSVGAAIAVFYLFNRLPRQLDRGNQDRPKSTWVRQKLSFWPYLIAGCLSWFGFQEAGIHPALGLLPIVPTIPHADRAFGIFAEAEQYLTDLLNHIEHKLKHFVEVILFFFGLLNAGVEFSSIGSPTWLVLAGLIIGKPFGVLLFGWFAAKPLGLGLPAGMRVIDLFVIGCVAAIGFTVSLFIAAVAFDANTMLGEIGVQDAAKMGALLSFFAAVLSIVAGKLTRVQKQHN; via the coding sequence ATGTATCGCGTCTGGAACTTCGTCACCAACTATTCAATTTTGTTGATTCTTGGTGCTCTGATCGCCCTGATTTGGGCCAATATTGACGCCACAAGCTACCATCACTTCGTCGAGTTTGAGATCTTTCACCATTCTATTGTGGGGCATGCTCATTATGATGCGAATGGTCAGGTGGAATATCGCAGCCTGACGCTGCATTATCTGGTTAATGACGTGCTGATGGCCTTCTTTTTTGCGATTGCCGCCAAAGAGGTCTGGGAAGCCGTCATTCTGAAAAATGGCTCACTACGCGGGAAAAAAGCGGCGACACCGCTTGTGGCCACGCTGGGCGGTATGATCGGCCCAATTTCGGTCTACTTAGGGATTGCGTATTTCCTTGGCTCTGACACCTATGACGCGGTGGCCAATGGCTGGGCGATCCCAACGGCCACGGATATCGCATTCAGCTATCTGGTTGGACGTCTGGTTTTTGGCGCCGGTCATCCGGCTGTGCGTTTTTTGCTGCTGCTGGCCATCGCAGATGACGCTGCAGGTTTGATCATCCTTGCCATTTTCTACCCTTCTGGCGAATTGCAACCGCAATGGCTGCTTTTGTCGGTCGGTGCGGCCATCGCCGTATTTTACCTGTTCAATAGGCTCCCCCGCCAGCTTGACCGCGGCAATCAGGACCGTCCAAAGTCCACATGGGTGCGCCAGAAGCTGTCTTTCTGGCCCTATCTGATCGCCGGTTGCCTCAGCTGGTTTGGTTTCCAAGAGGCGGGCATTCACCCCGCACTGGGTCTTTTGCCGATTGTGCCAACGATCCCACATGCGGACCGCGCGTTTGGTATCTTTGCAGAAGCCGAACAATATCTCACGGATCTGCTGAACCATATCGAACACAAGCTAAAGCACTTTGTTGAAGTCATTCTTTTCTTTTTCGGCCTTCTGAATGCCGGCGTTGAGTTTTCGTCCATCGGTTCGCCAACATGGTTGGTCCTGGCCGGTCTGATTATCGGGAAGCCTTTCGGTGTCTTACTGTTTGGATGGTTTGCGGCCAAACCGCTAGGGCTCGGGTTGCCAGCAGGTATGCGCGTGATCGACCTGTTCGTTATCGGCTGCGTTGCTGCGATTGGCTTTACCGTATCGCTGTTCATCGCCGCCGTCGCCTTCGATGCCAATACAATGTTAGGCGAAATCGGCGTACAGGATGCCGCGAAAATGGGTGCTCTCCTAAGCTTCTTCGCCGCTGTCTTGTCAATTGTCGCAGGCAAGCTGACCCGGGTCCAAAAGCAGCATAACTGA
- the kdsA gene encoding 3-deoxy-8-phosphooctulonate synthase: MHEIDIGALRVSNDNPLLLIAGPCQLESMDHAQMIAGRMAEICATHGAQFIFKGSYDKANRTSIGGKRGLGMDEGLKVMQGIKDSIGCPVLTDVHAPEQCKTVAEICDVMQIPAFLCRQTDLLLAAGETGAVINIKKGQFLAPWDMPNVVAKIESTGNKRILLTERGASFGYNTLVADMRSLPTMAKTGYPVVMDATHSVQQPGGQGGSSGGQREFAPVMARAAVSLGIAAVFIETHEAPDTAPSDGPNMIPLDQMDALVKSLMGFDALAKADPLRV; this comes from the coding sequence ATGCATGAAATCGATATCGGCGCCCTGCGCGTCAGCAATGACAACCCGCTTTTGTTGATTGCCGGGCCTTGCCAGCTGGAAAGCATGGATCACGCCCAAATGATCGCGGGCCGGATGGCTGAGATTTGTGCGACCCATGGCGCGCAATTCATATTCAAAGGCAGCTACGACAAGGCCAATCGCACCTCGATCGGCGGCAAGCGCGGCCTGGGGATGGATGAGGGCCTAAAAGTCATGCAGGGGATCAAAGACAGTATCGGATGCCCGGTACTGACAGATGTGCATGCGCCCGAACAATGCAAAACCGTGGCCGAAATCTGTGACGTCATGCAAATCCCGGCATTCCTATGCCGCCAAACCGATCTGCTTCTGGCCGCTGGCGAAACGGGGGCTGTCATCAACATCAAAAAGGGCCAGTTCCTCGCCCCGTGGGACATGCCCAATGTCGTTGCAAAGATCGAAAGCACCGGAAATAAGCGCATTCTTCTGACAGAACGCGGCGCCTCTTTTGGATATAATACGCTAGTTGCCGATATGCGATCTTTGCCGACTATGGCGAAAACAGGCTATCCGGTCGTGATGGATGCAACCCATTCAGTACAGCAGCCAGGCGGACAGGGCGGATCATCCGGCGGACAACGGGAATTTGCACCGGTGATGGCCCGTGCTGCGGTCTCTCTTGGCATTGCTGCAGTGTTTATCGAAACACATGAGGCGCCTGATACCGCACCATCAGACGGACCAAATATGATCCCGCTCGATCAAATGGACGCCCTTGTCAAAAGCCTGATGGGCTTTGATGCATTGGCCAAAGCCGATCCATTGCGGGTCTGA
- a CDS encoding capsule biosynthesis protein, with product MTTKPRVKKFRIRRGNASETPQVSESAPKSPSRPEMLEAISKEGLTGRQLRMARRVAQKNGLEVSSDFDAVLKLREAGIDPFQRNSVLELVKPGEVKPTARVQLPETTDDAAKVLAPVGQPRKPGTHVSEIRRIQREIAQRRRRKLALLFTRLSIFVFLPTFLMGWYFYTMATPMYATKSEIVIQQAQSQGAQAGGLSTLFQGTSIATQQDSIAVQSYLASREAMLRLDADHGFKAHFSDPNIDAVQRLPEGATNEDAFDLYTDHVRISYDPSEGIIRMEVIAVDADKSYDFSQALIGYAEEQVDQLTSRLRTDQMRGALASYEDAQRRREEALATWLAIQQETEQIDPVRETSAQLSRISTLQADRDRLEGILRARLNAEVPSEVQVQSLRDQIAIIDTQIDQLRQEMIGVEDGQLSLAARNTELRMAEENYNFQTIMVQQALTQMETARIEANRQVRYLSQSVRPIAPDEATYPRAFENTLLSFLIFSGIYLMISLTASILREQVSS from the coding sequence ATGACTACGAAACCCAGGGTTAAAAAGTTCCGCATCAGACGCGGAAATGCGAGCGAGACGCCACAGGTCTCGGAAAGTGCGCCCAAGTCGCCGTCACGTCCTGAAATGCTCGAGGCGATCAGCAAAGAGGGGCTGACAGGCCGCCAATTGCGCATGGCCCGCCGCGTCGCCCAGAAAAACGGGCTTGAGGTTTCGTCTGATTTTGATGCCGTTCTCAAACTGCGCGAGGCGGGGATCGACCCGTTTCAACGCAACTCCGTGCTGGAACTGGTCAAACCGGGCGAAGTAAAGCCAACTGCCCGCGTCCAATTGCCAGAAACCACGGATGATGCGGCCAAGGTGCTGGCGCCTGTTGGCCAGCCGCGCAAACCTGGCACGCATGTTTCCGAAATTCGGCGCATTCAACGCGAAATCGCGCAGCGCCGCCGCCGTAAACTAGCGCTTTTGTTCACGCGCCTTTCGATCTTTGTGTTTTTGCCAACATTCCTGATGGGCTGGTATTTCTACACGATGGCGACCCCAATGTATGCCACCAAATCCGAAATCGTGATCCAACAGGCCCAATCCCAAGGCGCGCAAGCCGGCGGGCTCAGCACCTTGTTTCAGGGCACATCGATAGCGACCCAGCAAGACAGTATCGCCGTGCAGTCTTACCTGGCCTCGCGCGAGGCGATGTTGCGCCTGGATGCGGATCACGGGTTCAAGGCGCATTTCAGCGACCCGAACATCGACGCGGTCCAGCGCCTTCCTGAAGGGGCAACAAATGAGGACGCATTCGATCTTTATACCGATCATGTCCGGATCAGCTATGACCCTAGCGAAGGCATCATTCGGATGGAGGTGATCGCCGTCGATGCGGACAAAAGCTATGATTTTTCACAAGCTCTTATCGGTTACGCCGAAGAGCAGGTTGATCAATTGACCAGCCGTCTGCGAACCGACCAGATGCGCGGTGCCTTGGCAAGTTACGAAGACGCCCAACGCCGCCGTGAAGAGGCCTTGGCGACCTGGTTGGCGATCCAGCAAGAGACCGAGCAAATTGACCCAGTGCGCGAGACATCCGCGCAGCTTAGCCGCATCAGCACTTTGCAGGCCGACCGTGACCGGCTTGAGGGGATTTTACGCGCCCGCCTGAACGCCGAAGTGCCCAGTGAAGTACAGGTACAGTCGTTGCGCGATCAAATCGCGATTATCGACACACAGATTGATCAGCTGCGGCAGGAAATGATTGGTGTCGAAGACGGGCAGCTTTCGCTTGCGGCCCGCAACACAGAGCTACGCATGGCCGAAGAAAACTATAACTTCCAGACCATCATGGTTCAGCAGGCGCTGACCCAGATGGAAACAGCACGGATCGAAGCGAACCGGCAGGTGCGCTACCTGTCCCAAAGCGTCCGGCCGATCGCCCCCGATGAGGCGACCTATCCACGGGCCTTTGAGAATACGCTTTTATCCTTTCTTATATTTTCGGGAATATATCTGATGATCTCTTTGACCGCCTCCATCCTACGCGAACAGGTAAGCTCTTAA
- a CDS encoding PDR/VanB family oxidoreductase has protein sequence MSAPQKAKAGAEEISVIVSAIVPVTEQVCRFEFTRPDGADFPPFSGGAHTVVTMKDADRTRLNPYSLMSDPADLSTYAISVRREDNGRGGSVFMHTQVAEGDAMTITYPVNLFSLDLRAKKHLFFAGGIGITPFLAMIGQLEQSNGNWELHYSVRSKALGSYVDMLTAKYPNKVHIYYDEKKQAIPLAALLDGQPLGTHAYVCGPSGMIGWVHDTAAGMGWPDAHVHSEEFTAPAPGAPFEVHLCKSDKTITVGEHESLLEAIERVGVKAPFMCRGGSCGQCETAVVSATGEFVHRDHWLDEADQSSGQKIMPCVSRFIGSNLELDL, from the coding sequence ATGAGCGCACCCCAAAAGGCAAAGGCTGGAGCAGAAGAAATTTCCGTAATCGTCAGCGCGATTGTACCTGTCACCGAACAGGTCTGCCGCTTTGAATTCACTCGACCAGATGGGGCTGACTTCCCGCCGTTTTCTGGCGGCGCGCACACGGTTGTTACGATGAAAGACGCGGATCGGACGCGGTTGAACCCGTATTCGCTAATGTCTGATCCGGCCGATCTGTCGACCTATGCCATTTCCGTGCGGAGGGAAGACAACGGGCGCGGTGGGTCGGTGTTTATGCACACCCAGGTGGCAGAGGGTGATGCCATGACGATCACCTATCCGGTGAACCTGTTCAGCCTCGATCTGCGCGCCAAGAAACACCTCTTCTTTGCCGGTGGTATCGGCATAACACCGTTTTTGGCGATGATCGGCCAGTTAGAGCAGTCAAACGGAAACTGGGAGCTGCACTACAGTGTCCGGTCAAAGGCGCTGGGGTCTTATGTCGATATGCTAACGGCGAAGTACCCGAACAAAGTGCACATTTATTATGATGAAAAAAAGCAAGCGATCCCGCTGGCTGCTTTGTTGGATGGGCAACCGCTTGGGACCCACGCCTATGTTTGCGGGCCATCTGGCATGATCGGCTGGGTGCATGATACGGCCGCTGGCATGGGCTGGCCTGATGCGCATGTCCATTCCGAAGAATTCACGGCGCCCGCGCCCGGTGCTCCGTTCGAGGTTCACCTGTGCAAGTCTGACAAAACCATCACGGTGGGCGAACACGAAAGCCTGCTGGAAGCCATCGAGCGGGTGGGGGTCAAGGCGCCTTTCATGTGCCGTGGTGGGTCCTGCGGTCAGTGCGAAACCGCTGTCGTCTCGGCCACAGGTGAATTCGTTCATCGTGATCATTGGCTCGATGAAGCTGACCAATCGAGCGGGCAGAAAATTATGCCCTGTGTGAGCCGTTTCATCGGCTCAAATCTGGAGCTTGACCTATGA